The Limanda limanda chromosome 20, fLimLim1.1, whole genome shotgun sequence genome has a segment encoding these proteins:
- the LOC133027281 gene encoding zinc finger C2HC domain-containing protein 1A-like has protein sequence MEEFEYDGAPQDLAQCITCKRSFNRKVLEKHAKICQKSATKRRKVFDSSKQRAEGTDIQLPNPIQPKAEIPKTPSNYRVKHEDFTAPLQSWKTPSKHRGPRPPPPPHEADYIQCPSCQRTFNKTAADRHIKFCTEKAARDPNKSKLAEVNKIPGRTQYKPPAPVKKANSPSTPPIPSASSHSPQRSGLGQPTGIPAGKVSSAGLVRTNPSDITSPPSGAGTKTRAASSSHGSVRNAHPGVGLNKKKVDNNVSRQYPNHCDEDEDERELSKFCLSCSSKYPVESAAFCCDCGVKRMRI, from the exons ATGGAGGAGTTTGAAT ACGATGGAGCCCCCCAGGATCTGGCTCAGTGCATCACCTGCAAGAGATCGTTCAACCGTAAAGTGCTG GAGAAACATGCTAAAATCTGCCAAAAGTCAGCGACCAAAAGGAGGAAGGTTTTTGACTCCAGtaagcagagagcagagggcaCAGACATCCAACTGCCCAACCCTATACAACCAAAG GCAGAGATTCCCAAGACGCCGTCCAATTATCGCGTTAAGCATGAGGACTTCACTGCTCCTCTCCAGTCCTGGAAAACGCCTTCGAAGCACAGGGGACCCcgacctccccctcctccacatGAAGCAG actATATTCAGTGCCCTTCCTGTCAGCGGACTTTTAACAAAACTGCAGCCGACAGACACATCAAGTTCTGCACGGAGAAGGCTGCCCGTGATCCCAACAAGAGCAAACTAGCAGAGGTCAATAAGATTCCTGGTCGtacacag TACAAGCCTCCAGCTCCTGTAAAGAAGGCCAACTCCCCTTCTACACCACCCATCCCCTCAGCCTCTTCTCATTCACCCCAGAGATCAGGTCTTGGACAGCCCACTG GAATCCCCGCTGGTAAGGTCTCCTCTGCAGGTTTAGTGAGGACGAACCCCTCTGACATCACAAGCCCTCCATCAGG AGCGGGAACAAAGACACGAGCAGCAAGTTCTTCGCACGGCTCCGTGAGAAACGCTCACCCTGGAGTAGGACTCAACAAGAAGAAAGTAGACAACAATGTATCCAG GCAATATCCCAACCACTGCGACGAAGATGAAGACGAACGAGAGCTGAGCAAGTTCTGTCTCTCTTGCAGTAGCAAGTACCCTGTCGAATCTGCCGCATTTTGCTGCGATTGTGGCGTGAAGAGGATGCGTATTTGA
- the zc2hc1a gene encoding zinc finger C2HC domain-containing protein 1A: protein MMEEVEEDEAPQDLAQCSTCKRSFNRKVLEKHAKICLKTMTKRRKTFDSSRQRAEGTDISVLKPIKPKAEPPKKPSNWRKKHEDFIATIRAAKNITQVLKDGGPLPPPPPPTYDPDYVQCPHCQRRFNESAADRHIKFCQEQVARNPNKSKPAEVKKIPGRTQCKPPTPVKKVNSPATSTIPSASSRLPQRSGLGQPTAIPAGKVSSAGLVRMNPSGITSPPSGAGTKTRATGSSYSSVRNAYPGVGLNKKKVDNNISRKDADGGNEIDNNEMKSKFCHSCGSRYPVESAKFCCECGLRRMCL, encoded by the exons atgatggaggaggtggaag AAGATGAAGCCCCCCAGGATCTGGCTCAGTGCAGCACCTGCAAGAGATCGTTCAACCGTAAAGTGCtg gagaAACATGCTAAAATCTGCCTAAAGACAATGACCAAAAGGAGGAAGACTTTTGACTCCAGtagacagagagcagagggcACAGACATCTCTGTACTCAAACCTATCAAACCAAAG GCCGAGCCCCCCAAGAAGCCGTCCAACTGGCGCAAGAAGCATGAGGACTTCATTGCTACTATCCGGGCCGCGAAAAATATTACTCAGGTCTTAAAGGACGGGGGACCAttacccccacctcctcctccgacatATGACCCAG ACTATGTTCAGTGCCCTCACTGTCAGCGAAGGTTTAACGAGAGTGCAGCCGACAGACACATCAAGTTCTGCCAGGAGCAGGTCGCCCGTAATCCCAACAAGAGCAAACCAGCAGAGGTCAAGAAGATTCCTGGTCGtacacag TGCAAGCCTCCAACTCCTGTTAAGAAGGTCAACTCCCCTGCTACATCCACCATCCCCTCAGCCTCTTCTCGTTTACCCCAGAGATCAGGTCTTGGACAGCCCACTG CAATCCCCGCTGGTAAGGTCTCCTCTGCAGGTTTAGTGAGGATGAATCCCTCCGGTATCACAAGCCCTCCATCAGG AGCGGGAACGAAGACACGAGCAACAGGTTCTTCGTACAGCTCCGTGAGGAACGCTTACCCTGGAGTAGGACTCAACAAGAAGAAAGTAGACAACAATATATCCAG GAAAGATGCCGACGGCGGGAACGAAATTGACAACAACGAAATGAAAAGCAAGTTCTGTCACTCTTGCGGGAGCAGGTACCCCGTCGAATCCGCAAAGTTCTGCTGCGAGTGTGGCCTCAGGAGGATGTGTCTTTGA